One Rhizoctonia solani chromosome 1, complete sequence DNA window includes the following coding sequences:
- a CDS encoding The BTB (BR-C, ttk and bab)/POZ (Pox virus and Zinc finger) domain, translating to MPLPSQNAPTEINSVKPPFVPPSGRDLILRSRDGTNFLVHSTILKFTSPVFEDMIVSCTTMNTIKLPKTANKISYLLRFIYPNKLPLMIGPDMIASCLAVVQKYSVGGAIEIIDELISLDINTPAHKLLSSDPAQAYQLALRFNLTKTKAAAAPLIMAKGVDFCNLDNIADLTQKYSLLGLACLMNIQAMRAKLLSDVLLRFDWAPIKPTRPNFDMYYGLSCSPCQTNKYKSESFKSTPPLWALAWLRLVYKTLATSSKPLEKYNYLFQSAILKKFQEKGDVCQRCLGDFKRVDQQNSTFEAWAQGIKRILEIQLARLKLVYAL from the coding sequence ATGCCTCTTCCTTCCCAAAACGCACCTACAGAAATAAATAGTGTCAAGCCGCCTTTTGTACCTCCAAGTGGCAGAGACCTAATATTGAGATCCAGGGATGGCACCAACTTCCTAGTACATTCAACAATCCTTAAATTCACGTCGCCGGTGTTTGAAGACATGATAGTCTCTTGTACTACAATGAACACAATCAAGCTTCCCAAGACTGCAAACAAAATTTCATACCTACTACGGTTCATCTACCCCAATAAGTTGCCACTCATGATTGGCCCTGATATGATCGCCAGTTGCCTGGCAGTAGTTCAAAAGTATAGTGTGGGAGGTGCTATCGAAATCATCGATGAACTTATCTCGCTTGATATCAATACTCCCGCACACAAACTCCTTTCTTCCGATCCAGCACAGGCTTACCAACTCGCTCTGCGCTTTAATCTGACCAAGACCAAAGCTGCGGCTGCACCACTTATCATGGCCAAAGGGGTTGACTTTTGCAACCTAGACAATATTGCGGACCTTACTCAAAAGTATTCTTTGCTAGGACTGGCTTGCCTGATGAACATTCAAGCAATGCGAGCAAAGTTACTTTCAGACGTGTTGCTTAGATTTGATTGGGCGCCCATTAAGCCAACCAGGCCCAATTTCGATATGTACTACGGGCTATCCTGTAGCCCATGTCAAACCAATAAATACAAGTCAGAATCGTTTAAATCAACTCCGCCTTTGTGGGCGCTTGCTTGGTTGAGGCTTGTATACAAGACCTTGGCCACTTCCTCCAAACCACTCGAAAAATACAATTACCTATTCCAATCAGCAATCTTAAAAAAATTTCAAGAGAAGGGGGATGTTTGTCAAAGATGCTTGGGCGATTTCAAGCGGGTTGACCAGCAAAATTCAACTTTTGAGGCATGGGCTCAGGGAATAAAGAGAATCCTGGAAATACAATTAGCCCGCTTGAAACTGGTGTATGCACTCTGA
- a CDS encoding The BTB (BR-C, ttk and bab)/POZ (Pox virus and Zinc finger) domain, with amino-acid sequence MQPLFKPPSGGDLTLQSNNGIKFVVHSTILKIASSVFSNMFTASTVKDTVQLTKNASNVLYLLWFIYPNRLPVTISLDELPICLLITQKYNVGGALEVIDKLVAMDGSPHKPLSLDPIQTYQLAVQFNLTKTKSAVAPLVTAAIGKTNFCDLSKLQEYVHTYPLLKLICMMNLQAMRSKALFDILFHFKTAASAGLNLAMTM; translated from the exons ATGCAACCACTTTTCAAGCCCCCAAGTGGCGGAGATCTCACTTTGCAGTCCAACAATGGCATCAAATTTGTGGTACACTCTACCATTCTTAAAATTGCATCCTCCGTTTTCAGCAACATGTTTACCGCTAGTACTGTGAAGGACACTGTTCAGCTGACCAAAAACGCAAGCAATGTCTTGTACTTGCTTTGGTTTATTTACCCCAACAGACTTCCGGTTACGATTAGCCTAGATGAGCTTCCTATCTGCTTGTTAATCACCCAAAAGTACAATGTTGGGGGTGCTCTTGAGGTCATTGACAAACTTGTTGCTATGGATGGCTCTCCTCATAAACCACTCTCATTGGATCCTATACAAACATACCAATTAGCAGTGCAATTCAATCTCACTAAGACCAAGAGCGCAGTTGCACCCCTTGTTACTGCTGCCATTGGCAAAACAAACTTTTGTGACTTGAGCAAGTTACAAGAATACGTTCACACATATCCCTTGCTGAAATTGATTTGCATGATGAACTTACAAGCAATGAGATCAAAGGCCCTCTTTGACATTCTCTTTCACTTTAAGA CTGCGGCAAGTGCTGGCCTCAATCTTGCCATGACAATGTGA
- a CDS encoding Retrotransposon gag protein — translation MEPEPSLAALLEAITALTATVGSLQDQIKSQGEQITQLTAICKETNDLVGDKDQGGAQTKPGPLTGPVTPPTHSGGETHTPGTVRPGLKAPFRPSRGTGFDSKEEEEPRQPKKEPQGTPRRSLSSLTPFDAGSGVKRPKMDLPNPYKGDTRGRKATQWLDRMLLWVALHRDQFDKEEQMVVWILYHMTDKAADWALPLIGAIIKGKGNPPTTIPALMAKFKEAFANPNAKRAAARKIAALTQTTTTSEYVTKFRNLMAELDWNTEAYIAQFTRGLHWKVKELLSTKDNIPDNDLEAIFAALVKIDNTCWENKENRPKKAPAKSLATVATSTTTTRVCLSKDPNYVTPEERDCRRASGLCVKCGQKGHGIKQCPNGWKATIKEAAKIGEVVELEKE, via the coding sequence atggaaccagagccgtcccttgccgctctccttgaggctatcacagccctcacagccacagttgggtccttgcaggaccaaatcaaatcccAAGGTGAGCAAATCACACAGCTCAccgccatatgcaaggaaaccaacgaccttgttggtgacaaggaccagggcggagcccaaaccaagcctggcccattgactgggcctgtcacccctcctacccactcaggaggggaaacccacactccaggcacggttaggcctggactcaaggcccccttccgcccctcaagaggaacagggtttgactccaaggaagaagaagagccaaggcaacccaaaaaagagcctcagGGAACGCCTAGGCGGTCactcagctcccttaccccctttgacgcaggaAGCGGCGTAAaaaggcccaaaatggaTCTCCCCAACCCTTATAAaggagacaccaggggacgcaaggccacACAATGGCTGGACCGCATGCTGCTTTGGGTAGCCCTACACAGGGatcaatttgacaaagaggagcagatggtcgtgtggatactttaccacatgacagacaaggcagccgattgggcgctccccctcataggggccattatcaagggcaaggggaACCCTCCCACTactatcccggccttaatggccaaattcaaagaggcgTTTGCCAACCCCAATGCTAAACGGGCAGCCGCCAGAAAGATTGCCGCGctgactcagacaaccaccacgtctgaaTACGTTACcaaattccgcaacctcatggcggaacttgactggaacactgaggcgtacattgcccagtttacgcgcggccttcactggaaggtaaaGGAACTCTTGTCCACTAAAGACAATATTCCTGACAATGACCTTGAGGCTATATTCGCCGCCttggtcaaaattgacaacacttgctgggaaaacaaggagaaccgcccaaagaaggcacccgccaagtccctggccaccgtggccacttccactaccaccactagggtctgcctatccaaggaccccaactacgtcaccccggaagaaagggactgccgccgcgcatcagggctctgtgtcaagtgcggacAGAAGGGACACGggatcaagcagtgccccaatggctggaaagccacaatcaaggaggccGCCAAGATAGGAGAAGTTGTGGAAttggaaaaagagtaa
- a CDS encoding Retrotransposable element Tf2 protein, with translation MTLRDYPTDPIKTLINSGATSNFISPSLVEQLKIPKTLLENPQVVRMLDGTISQTGCIWHQVQLVVLANGHSHIIPFLVCPIGNTPAILGMTWLTTESPLIDWQQGLVTFPEQVQIASKEEADPDPLVDLPPQYHEFAKVFGEEEFKVLPPHREYDISIDLVPDAKLSPGPIYSMMDAESKALKQHIDEELATGKI, from the coding sequence ATGACACTGCGTGACTATCCAACAGACCCTATCAAAACCCTTATCAACTctggcgccacctccaattTTATTTCCCCCTCCTTAGTAGAAcaactcaaaatcccaaaaaccctacttgaaaatccacaagtagtgagaatgttagatggtaccatatctcagactggttgcatttggcaccaggttcaacttgtggtcttggccaatggccattccCACATtatccctttccttgtttgccccataggcaacacaccCGCaattctaggcatgacatggctgaCTACGGAATCCCCTCtaattgattggcaacagggactggtCACCTTTCCTGAACAGGTACAAATTGCCTCCAAAGAGGAAGCAGACCCGGACCCCTTAGTAGACCTACCCCCTCAATATCATGAatttgccaaggtatttggagaagaggagttcAAAGTCCTACCTCCACACAGGGAATACGACATCTCCATAGATCTTGTCCCAGACGCCAAACTTTCCCCTGGCCCCATCTACAGTATGATGGATGCGGAATCTAAGGCACTGAAGCAgcacattgatgaggaattggcaacgggcaagatttgA
- a CDS encoding Retrotransposable element Tf2 protein, whose protein sequence is MEFVNLGLDSNKKPLLFIDLYIQNIPAEPLTTLIDSGATSNFISPLIVEKYKIPKTQLENPQVVRMLDGTISQTGCIWHQVHLTVLANGHPHSIPFLVCPIGNTPAILGMTWLTTKAPLIDWQQGLITFPKQAQIASEEEADPDPLADLPPQYHEFAKVFGKEEFKVLPPHREYDISIDLVLDAKLSPGPLYGMTDAESKVLKQHIDKELATGKIRPSTSSTGTPVMFVKKADGSLRLVVDYQKLNDVTHKNVYPLPRQDNLMAKLRHAKIFTKLDLRWGYNNIRIKEGDEWKTAFRTKYGLFEYLVMPFGLTNAPAAFQHFMNDLFRDLIDVTVVIYLDNILIFSEDPKDHPTHVREVLSWLLRNQLFCKLSKCNFHVTTVDYLGIVISPAGFSMDQKKIKAVTSWPQPKTVKQVQAFLGFVNYLQQFIPNFSLVARPLHNLTRKESPWTWGNQEEEAFQELKTLVTRSLVLIHSNPALPYYLETDALGVAMGAILSQRGSDNWLHPIAYMSKSFSGAKANYDTHDKELLAIIKALEEWRIFLEATNKPVQVFTNHRNLEYWMQARTFNRQHARWRVFLSNFNFEIHYRPGKQSGKPDALSRRPDYVDIPPEPEVMLPAEVFANTSEEEVEIVMDICSKLREDPSLEPIIKFLTEDVNDAPPSIRKAYQDYDWEEDLLWYRGKLVVPDAEPIKERLMREFHNSPLAGHPGQQRTLELVGRTYWWPGMKSTTKEWVECCPICQANQQAHAPVIALKPLEVPPFPFHTISYDFITGFPKSNGHNAILVVIDSFSKFGHFIPTSKKVTAKGLADLFVSHVWKLHGLPIRTILDRGTTFTGKFLRALYQRLGIKPLFSSAYHPESDGQTEQVNQFICCTPL, encoded by the coding sequence ATGGAATTTGTAAATCTTGGTttagactcaaataaaaaaccacttctTTTTATCGATCTATATATCCAGAACATCCCAGCAGAACCTCTTAcaaccctcattgactcaggagccacatcaaactttatctcccccttgattgtggaaaaatacaaaattccaaaaacccaacttgaaaatccacaagttgtgagaatgttagatggtactatatcccagactggttgcatttggcaccaggttcacctcacggttttggccaatggccatccccactccattccctttcttgtttgcccaattggcaacaccccagcaattcttggcatgacttggttaacaACCAAAGCCCCCcttattgactggcaacagggactaatCACCTTCCCCAAACAAGCAcagattgcctctgaggaagaagcggacccaGATCCTTTGGCAGACCTTCCCCCTCAGTAtcatgaatttgctaaagtctttggcaaagaagaatttaaggtcctccctccacatagggagtatgacatatccatagaccttgtcctGGATGCCAAATTATCCCCAGGACCtctatatggcatgactgatgctgAATCCAAGGTGCTAAAGCAGCACATTGACAAAgaattagcaacgggcaagatccgccccagcacttcTTCCACCGGcaccccagtcatgtttgttaagAAGGCAGACGGGTCTcttaggctggttgtggattaccaaaaactcaatgacgtaacccacaaaaatgtatacccactcccaagacaggacaacctcatggcaaagCTGAGACATGCTAAAATATTCACAAAGCTTGAtctacgctggggttacaacaacatcaggatcaaagaaggagatgaatggaaaacagccttcagaaccaaatacggcctCTTTGAATATCTAGTCATGCcgtttggcctcaccaatgcccctgcagcattccagcacttcatgaatgatctattcagggacctcattgacgtcaccgTGGTTatttacttggacaacatactgatcttctcagaagaccccaaagaccacccaacccatgtaAGGGAAGTCCTGTCATGGCTACTAAGAAATCAActgttctgtaaactctccaagtgtaACTTTCACGTCACCACAGTAGACTACttaggcattgtcatatcccctgctggcttctccatggaccagaaaaaGATCAAAGCAGTCACATCTTGGCCACAGCccaaaacggtcaaacaggtccaagctttcctagggtttgtcaaCTATCTCCAACagttcattcccaatttcagcttggtggcacgccccctccacaacctcacaagGAAGGAATCCCCGTGGACTTGGGGAAACCAGGAAGAAGAGGCGTTTCAGGAATTAAAAACCCTTGTCACCAGATCCCTGGTCTTAATACACTCCAACCCCGCACTCCCTTATTATttagaaacagatgcattgGGAGTGGCCATGGGAGCTATTCTAAGTCAAAGAGGATCAGATAACTGGTTACACcccattgcctatatgtcaaaatccttctcaggtgccaaagccaactacgacacccatgacaaagaACTCCTGGCAATTATCAAGGCTCTAGAGGAATGGCGCATTTTCTTGGAGGCAACCAACAAACCGGTACAAGTGTTCACCAACCACCGTAATcttgagtactggatgcaggcaaggacattcaaCCGGCAACACGCAAGATGgcgggtattcctgagcaatttcaactttgaaatccactaccgcccaggaaaacagtcagggaaaccggATGCACTGTCCAGAAGGCCCGATTACGTAGATATACCAccggaaccagaagtcatgctacctgcggaggtctttgccaatacatcaGAGGAGGAAGTAGAGATTGTCATGGACATTTGTTCAAAACTCAGAGAAGATCCATCACTTGAGCCCATCATTAAATTCCTGACAGAGGACGTCAATGACGCACCCCCATCCATCCGCAAAGCCTATcaagattatgactgggaggaggACCTCCTATGGTACCGTGGGAAACTAGTTGTTCCAGACGCAGAACCCATCAAGGAAAGACTAatgagggaattccacaactcccccTTGGCAGGCCAtccagggcaacaaaggACACTGGAATTAGTTGGCAGAACCTACTGGTGGCCCGGAATGAAGTCCACgaccaaggaatgggttgaatgctgtccaatatgccaagccaaccaacaaGCCCACGCCCCTGTTATTGCTCTGAAACCCCTAGAAGTTCCACCAttccccttccacaccatctcatATGACTTCATTACGGGTTTTCCCAAATCAAACGGGCACAACGCAATTCTAGTGgtcattgactccttttCTAAGTTTGGGCACTTTATTCCAACctcaaagaaggtcacagccaagggcctGGCGGATCTGTTTGTCAGCCACGTATGGAAGTTGCATGGACTACCAATCAGGACCATCTTGGATAGAGGCACCACGTTCACGGGAAAATTCCTTAGGGCCCTCTATCAGAGATTAGGGATCAAGCCATTGTtttcctcagcctaccacccagagtcagatggtcagacagaacaagtgaaccagttcatctgttgtacaccactgtaa
- a CDS encoding Retrotransposable element Tf2 protein: protein MAKLRHAKIFTKLDLRWGYNNVWIKEGDEWKTAFRTKYGLFKYLVMPFGLTNAPAAFQHFMNNLFRDLIDVNVVIYLDNILIFSDKPEEHPNHVKEVLSRLMRNQLFCKLSKCHFHVTMVDYLGIVISPAGFSMDQKKVEAVTSWPTPRTVKQVQAFLGFVNYLRCFIPNFSSVARPLHHLTKKETPWSWGKPEEDAFQELKSLVTQSLVLVHSNPELPYYLETDASGVAMGAILSQRGEDNCLHPVAYMSKSFSGAKANYDTHDKELLAIIKALEEWRIFLEATDRPIQVFTDHRNLEYWMQARTFNRRHARWRIFLSDFNFEIHYCPGKQSGKPDALSRRLDYTDSPQEPEIMLPAEVFANTSEAELEIVTEIQGKLKEDPSLEPIIQFLSEDADNAPLSICKAYRDYDWEEDLLWYQGKLVVPDLEILKERLLREFHNSPLAGHPGQQRTLELLSRNYWWPGMKSSAKEWVECCPTCQANCCAHAPVIALKPLEVPPCPFHTISYDFITGFPKSSGHDTILVVIDSFSKFGHFIPTTKKITAKGLADLFTTHMWKLHGLPFLKALYQQLGIKPSFSLAYHPESDGQTEQVNQFIKFYLRSYVAANHSDWATWLPLAEYAYNNAKHAATGKTPFELVYGRNPVMNPSNVPANVPEADAIADTLAREWKEAEAALRMSKERMSRNQGIVPEYSIGKRVWLDGRNVELRTNSNKLDPKQLGPFKVIEKISSHAYRLELPESLKIHNVFYVGLLSRSHKSPSQPFPERPPPETIEGEEEYKVEQIIDSKQQKGKWFYLIKWKGYGPEDNSWEPEELLDHSQEEIKRFNQARLRKACDAAKSL, encoded by the exons atggccaaactcagGCATGCCAAAATCTTCACCAAATTGGACTTGCGCTGGGGATACAATAATgtttggatcaaggaaggcgatgaatggaaaacggccttcagaaccaaatatggcttaTTCAAATACTTAGTCATGCCATTTGGTctcacaaacgcccctgccgctttccaacattttatgaacaatttgttcagggacctgatAGACGTGAACGTAGTGATCTACCTAGacaacatcctgatcttctcagacaAACCGGAAGAACATCCAAACCACGTGAAAGAAGTCCTGTCCCGCCTAATGAggaaccaactgttctgcaagttgtctaaatgccacttccatgttaccatggtcgacTATCTAGGCATTGTGATCTCCCCTGCCGGattttccatggatcagaagaaggtcGAGGCTgtcacgtcatggcccaCCCCCAGGAcagtcaaacaagtccaggccttcttaggatttgtgaactaTCTCCGTtgcttcatccccaatttcagttctGTAGCGCGCCCCCTACACCATCTTACAaagaaggaaaccccttggtcatggggtaaacCAGAGGAGGATGCATTCCAGGAACTGAAATcccttgtcacccagtcacTGGTCTTGGTCCACTCTAACCCTGAACTCCCTTACTatctggaaacagatgcatccggggtagccatgggagcaatccttAGCCAAAGAGGGGAAGACAATTGCTTACACCCGGTGGCTTACATGTCTAAATCTTTCTCCGGCGCCAAggctaattatgacacccacgataaggagctcctggccatAATAAAAGCATTAGAAGAGTGGCGGATTTTCCTAGAGGCAACAGacagaccaatccaggttttcacagatcatagaaacctggaatattggatgcaggcacggacatttaacagaaggcacgcgcgctggcggatcttcctgagcgacttcaactttgagatacactattgcccaggaaagcagtcaggaaaaccagacgccctgtcCAGAAGGTTGGACTACACAGACAGCCCTCAGGAACCAGAAATCATGCTCCcagcagaggtctttgccaacacgtcagaagcggaacttgaaattgtcacagaaatccaAGGAAAACTGAAGGAGGACCCCtccctggaacccatcatccagttcctgtCAGAAGACGCAGATAATGCACCCCTGTCCATCTGCAAGGCGTATAGGGATTAtgattgggaggaagacctacTCTGGTACCAAGGGAAGCTAGTGGTCCCAGACTTGGAAATCCTGAAAGAACGCTTGCTCAGAGAATTCCATAATTCACCCCTAGCAGGGCATCCTGGACAACAAAGAACCCTGGAGCTCCTGAgtcgcaactactggtggccaggaatgaagtcatccgccaaagaatgggtggaatgttgtcctacctgccaagccaattgtTGCGCCCATGCCCCTGTCATTGCCCTGAagcccttagaagttcccccctgcccgttccacacaatatcctatgacttcattacAGGATTTCCCAAATCTAGCGGGCACGACACAATCCTGGTGGTAAttgactccttttccaaatttggccatttcatCCCGACCACAAAGAAGAtcacagccaagggcctAGCAGACCTGTTCACTACCCACATGtggaaacttcatggatTACCA TTCCTCAAAGCCCTTTACCAACAATTGGGAATCAAACCTTCCTTCTCATTGGCTTATCACCCGGAATcagatggccaaacagaacaagtTAACCAATTCATCAAGTTTTACCTCAGATCATATGTAGCAGCCAATCACTCAGACTGGGCTACTTGGCTCCCcttggcagaatatgcgtacaataatgccaaacatgCTGCCACCgggaaaaccccctttgaactggtttatggaagaaacccggTAATGAACCCGTCAAACGTCCCAGCCAATGTACCGGAAGCAGATGCCATAGCAGATACCCTAGcccgggaatggaaggaggcgGAAGCAGCCCTGAGAATGagcaaagaacggatgaGCAGGAATCAAGGAATTGTGCCGGAATACTCAATAGGCAAAAGGGTTTGGCTAGATGGGAGGAATGTTGAACttaggaccaattcaaacaagctagaccccaagcaacttggccccttcaaagtcattgagaaaatctctagccacgcctaccgcctagagTTACCGGAATCTCTGAAGATCCATAACGTGTTCTATGTGGGATTATTATCTAGGAGCcacaaatccccaagtcagccttttccagaaagaccccctcctgaaacaatagaaggggaagaagaatacaaggttgaacaaatcattgactctaagCAACAaaagggaaaatggttttacttgattaaatggaaagggtacggaccagaggacaattcatgggaacctgAAGAACTGCTGGatcacagccaggaagagatcaagcgcttcaaccaagctagactcagaaaggcttgtgacgccgccaagagcctttaa
- a CDS encoding Zinc finger, CCHC-type — translation MPGLGKMGETNLTPSQIQLGWSAPSSRTHTPAPVAVPPHVYSLMSFDQMLDCKLLDMVAQNMIVLKKEFLQLQGAYEAQGDQLALLRAELEEHCKQLHNQHIFYSNQIQGAASSIQAVQDQLLHMTTICPTAPPPPPGTATTSNIPPPTSSSNLKFAKPNKFSSKKEDALNFIIACQAYIRAKGANCSHKEKILWVTSYFEGAAEDWVRPYKERKVFRGEAVPLLEDINFFWAEFTKHYVDTNCNEKYCQKWNNLRQKALVQEYTCEFQQYSDIMLSTMFQWRRATAQQVYDKAEEIANHIESTRLSNPLVSTICAPATAVPTSASSPSPTPTCLNVGDNVYMIDPTTHCAKKGAITSIVCTTSGNMPNVRWNGETKDTMIPFPSLKKDERPAAAAPVKPIVAPVPVLASNSKGPGPMDLDGRGFTNLTCHVCGGKGHFARNCPSKPMSGHVANIEWSWERPKEENWIEVVSDEEELGKGKAKAN, via the exons atgcctggtttgggcaaGATGGGAGAGACTAATCTAACTCCctcccaaatccaattgGGGTGGTCTGCCCCTTCTTCACGTACTCATACTCCTGCACCTGTGGCTGTGCCAcctcatgtatattcccTCATGTCTTTTGATCAAATGTTGGATTGCAAACTCCTTGATATGGTAGCACAGAATATGATTGTATTAAAAAAGGAATTCTTGCAGTTGCAAGGAGCCTATGAGGCACAAGGGGATCAATTAGCTCTATTAAGGGCTGAATTGGAAGAACATTGCAAGCAATTGCATAATCAACACATTTTTTATTCTAATCAGATCCAAGGAGCCGCTTCATCCATCCAGGCTGTACAGGATCAGCTACTCCATATGACTACCATTTGTCCCACagccccacctccacctcctggCACAGCCACCACCTCCAATATTCCTCCACCTACTTCTAGCTCCAATCTAAAGTTTGCCAAGCCTAACAAGTTTAGCAGTAAAAAAGAAGATGCCCTAAATTTCATCATTGCTTGTCAGGCTTACATAAGAGCAAAAGGAGCAAACTGTTCCCACAAGGAAAAGATTTTGTGGGTCACATCATACTTTGAGGGTGCAGCTGAAGACTGGGTCCGTCCAtataaggaaaggaaggtgttcagggGAGAAGCAGTCCCCTTATTGGAGGATATCAATTTTTTCTGGGCTGAATTTACCAAACATTATGTGGATACTAATTGCAATGAGAAATAttgccaaaaatggaacaacttGCGGCAGAAAGCTTTGGTCCAGGAGTATACTTGTGAATTCCAACAGTACTCA gacatcatgctCTCCACCATGTTTCAATGGCGTCGCGCCACGGCTCAGCAAGTCTATGATAAGGCAGAGGAGATTGCAAATCATATTGAATCCACTCGCCTGTCTAATCCGTTGGTTTCCACTATTTGCGCCCCTGCCACTGCTGTCCCCACTTCTGCTtccagtcccagtcccaCTCCCACTTGTCTCAATGTGGGAGATAATGTGTACATGATTGATCCCACCACTCAttgcgccaagaaaggcgctatcACTTCCATTGTTTGTACAACCTCTGGCAACATGCCAAATGTTAGGTGGAATGGAGAAACCAAGGACACTATGATTCCCTTCCCATCTCTAAAAAAGGATGAGCGCCCTGCTGCCGCTGCCCCAGTAAAGCCTATTGTTGCCCCTGTCCCTGTTTTAGCTTCAAATTCTaagggcccaggccccatggACCTTGATGGAAGGGGCTTTACAAATCTCACCTGTCATGTATGCGGCGGTAAAGGCCACTTTGCACGCAATTGTCCCTCAAaacccatgtctggacatgtggctaacattgaatggtcttgggaaaggcctaaagaagaaaattggattgaagttgtctctgatgaggaggagttgggaaaaggaaaagccaaggccaactaa
- a CDS encoding Retrotransposable element Tf2 protein, translating to MNPSNVPSNVPEADQLADTLANKWKEAKSALRMSKEKMVRDKGTVPKYLIGKKVWLDGKNVELRTNSNKLDPKRLGPFEVLEEISSHAYCLKLPETLKIHNVFYVGLLSKVHESPSQPFPERPPPETIEGEEEYKVEQIINSKRQQGKWFYLIKWKGYGPEDNLWEPEELLEHSQEEIQRFNKSQLKKACVSAKSL from the coding sequence ATGAATCCCTCCAACGTACCATCCAATGTGCCAGAGGCAGATCAGTTAGCAGATACCTTGGCCAacaaatggaaggaagccaaatccgccctcagaatgagcaaggagaAAATGGTCAGGGACAAAGGGACTGTACCTAAGTATTTGATTGGCAAAAaggtctggctagatggaaagaATGTGGAACTGAGGACCAATTCCAATAAACTGGACCCTAAGAGACTAGGCCCTTTTGAAGTCTTAGAAGAAATTTCCAGTCACGCATATTGCCTAAAGCTGCCGGAAACTCTGAagatccacaatgtattctacgtGGGGCTATTATCCAAGGTCCATGAATCTCCTAGCCAACCGTTTCCAGAACGTCCCCCTCCAGAAACAattgaaggggaagaagaatacaaggtggaacagatcatcaactccaaaaggcaacaaggaaaatggttctacttgataaaatggaagggctatggaccagaagataACTTATGGGagccagaagaactcctggaacacagccaagaggagattcaacgcttcaacaaatcacaactgaaaaaggcttgtgtctctgccaagagcctttaa